The Oenanthe melanoleuca isolate GR-GAL-2019-014 chromosome 15, OMel1.0, whole genome shotgun sequence genome contains a region encoding:
- the ZMAT5 gene encoding zinc finger matrin-type protein 5, which produces MGKRYFCDYCDRSFQDNLHNRKKHLNGVQHLRAKRLWYDLFRDAAAILQEEQTKKPCRKFLQTGQCDFGSNCRFSHMTEQDLEKLSAQVQGEKRLKELQREGADIPPGTIEDWLDKRAQRLSAAQSNSALPEKPAPFQYPPGWPPVQELPPSLQAPPPGGWLVPPNLQWG; this is translated from the exons ATGGGGAAAAGGTACTTCTGTGACTACTGTGACAGGTCCTTCCAGGACAACCTGCACAACAGGAAGAAACACCTCAATGGAGTGCAGCATCTCCGGGCTAAGAGACTCTGGTACGACTTATTCCGAG ATGCTGCTGCTATCCTGCAGGAAGAGCAAACCAAGAAGCCTTGTCGGAAGTTTCTGCAAACAG GACAGTGTGATTTTGGGTCCAACTGCAGATTTTCTCAcatgacagagcaggacctggaGAAGCTGAGTGCCCAGGTTCAAG gggagaagaggctgaaggagctgcagagggagggagcagatATCCCACCTGGCACTATTGAGGACTGGCTGGACAAGAGAGCCCAGAGGCTGAGTGCAGCTCAGAGTAACAG tgCTCTTCCTGAGAAACCAGCACCATTTCAGTACCCTCCAGGCTGGCCaccagtgcaggagctgcccccatccctgcaggccCCCCCACCTGGGGGGTGGCTGGTGCCCCCCAACCTGCAGTGGGGCTGA
- the CABP7 gene encoding calcium-binding protein 7: MPFHPVTAALMYRGIYTVPNILAEQRPVEIPEDELEEIREAFKVFDRDGNGFISKQELGTAMRSLGYMPNEVELEVIIQRLDMDGDGQVDFEEFVTLLGPKLSTSGIPEKFHGTDFDTVFWKCDMQKLTVDELKRLLYDTFCEHLSMKDIENIIMTEEESHMGTAEECPVDVETCSSQQIRQTCVRKSLICAFAIAFIISVMLIAANQVLRSGMK; the protein is encoded by the exons ATGCCTTTCCACCCGGTGACGGCGGCGTTGATGTACCGGGGGATCTACACCGTCCCCAACATCCTCGCCGAGCAGCGCCCCGTGGAGATCCCCGAGGATGAGCTGGAGG AGATCCGGGAAGCCTTCAAGGTGTTCGACCGCGATGGGAACGGCTTCATCTccaagcaggagctgggcacgGCCATGCGCTCCCTGGGGTACATGCCCAACGAGGTGGAGCTGGAGGTCATCATCCAGCGCCTCGACATGGACG GTGACGGGCAGGTGGACTTTGAGGAGTTTGTGACATTGCTGGGGCCCAAGCTCTCCACCTCGGGCATCCCAGAGAAGTTCCATGGCACCGACTTCGACACTGTCTTCTGGAAG TGTGACATGCAGAAGCTGACGGTGGACGAGCTGAAGCGGCTGCTGTACGACACCTTCTGCGAGCACCTGTCCATGAAGGACATCGAGAACATCATCATGACGGAGGAGGAGAGCCACATGGGCACGGCCGAGGAGTGCCCCGTCGACGTGGAGA cctgctccagccagcagaTCCGCCAGACCTGCGTGCGGAAGAGCCTCATCTGCGCCTTCGCCATCGCCTTCATCATCAGCGTGATGCTCATCGCCGCCAACCAGGTGCTGCGCAGCGGGATGAAGTAA
- the LOC130259713 gene encoding cytochrome b-c1 complex subunit 9: MPHGNNACADHKRHSAAYNSQRAPRRLGTPYSSQGTAYIPQQPLRAAKMALLRQMYKSLFRRTSTFALSVVLGAVLFERAFDQGADALFEHLNEGKLWKHIKHKYEN; this comes from the exons ATGCCCCACGGCAACAACGCATGCGCAGATCACAAAAGACACAGCGCTGCCTACAACTCCCAGCGTGCCCCGCGGCGGCTCGGCACGCCGTACAGCTCACAGGGCACCGCCTAcatcccccagcagcccctgcgCGCGGCCAAGATGGCGCTGCTGCGGCAGATGTACAAGTCGCTGTTCCGCCGCACCTCCACCTTCGCGCTGTCGGTCGTGCTGGGCGCGGTGCTCTTCGAGCGCGCCTTCGACCAGGGCGCGGACGCGCTCTTCGAGCATCTCAACGAAGGG AAACTGTGGAAACACATCAAGCACAAGTATGAGaactga